A window from Amblyomma americanum isolate KBUSLIRL-KWMA chromosome 7, ASM5285725v1, whole genome shotgun sequence encodes these proteins:
- the LOC144096853 gene encoding uncharacterized protein LOC144096853 produces MQAPSQLSLNEHGDPYASVRLTTNANGLAGNSHKEPATSQRRGKTQDSRRDRGSMEAAVQRDSSRCRGHTQGHGRGHGSTEAAMRLSSTLAGRKRLAPATRFRGPRPQLTPGSCSRAPSIRSGRDSRTPSSMQVEAGLPRERVPCIFHGGTVEDNLAAHPATVMPPEPAATYCPECSGLVINRHTHFASRYRRQYLEGSDLNAEVVLARMARDPVLAARVLRVETAPDPQALVAQPGPGIEPPATPPSPGAPAQEDHEIEVIAMDFDLLGDIATSAQEVRGYDPEAMLWTSVPTTGDSNSTVAPKIRSQALLQAAARRSQDKAQMAAFGAAPAAGSSVGNVNAPATRATGSKDKAFSKWKPRPMPKPTPEDYVIVIKPRESVSLHEAFTETGYGTAISAYLGLKRARAISVLPSREQNLIIVHTPDIEAADQLIGDFAVNSDSGSIPLRGYLRQDDGNMCHGVIVVHNSDTTETLKDRVYWRAGTILEIRKFGTSNKARITFAGKEKPRYVHYDNMVVSVRNYYKTIPACGQCGVVGHRADACPNLRSNTCGLCGFQAPLVEGVRAPHNCVPRCSLWGGSHATNSRDCAAKFRTPKTKKKKTASKKKSRHLGPPGDQHGQEISNTENPPTGGAAKQPSKVSPPHGGLGETVDRNAR; encoded by the exons ATGCAGGCACCGTCGCAATTGTCGCTAAATGAACACGGGGACCCGTACGCGAGCGTGCGGCTGACCACCAACGCCAACGGGCTCGCCGGCAATAGTCACAAAGAACCTGCGACCAGCCAGCGCCGCGGCAAGACGCAGGACTCCAGGCGCGACCGCGGCAGCATGGAGGCCGCGGTACAACGAGACAGCAGTCGGTGCCGCGGTCACACGCAGGGCCACGGCCGCGGCCACGGCAGCACGGAGGCCGCGATGAGGTTGAGCAGCACGCTGGCTGGCCGCAAGCGCCTGGCTCCCGCCACCAGATTCCGGGGGCCGCGCCCGCAACTCACCCCCGGATCATGCAGCCGGGCACCAAGCATCCGCTCCGGCCGGGACAGCCGGACCCCATCGTCG ATGCAGGTGGAGGCGGGCCTGCCGCGGGAGCGGGTCCCCTGCATTTTTCATGGCGGCACCGTGGAGGACAACCTGGCGGCGCACCCAGCCACCGTAATGCCACCGGAGCCGGCCGCCACGTACTGCCCGGAATGCAGCGGCTTGGTCATCAACCGGCACACACACTTCGCCTCCCGCTACCGCCGGCAGTACCTGGAGGGGAGCGACCTCAACGCCGAGGTGGTGCTGGCCCGGATGGCCCGGGACCCTGTGCTCGCGGCCAGGGTGCTTCGGGTAGAGACAGCCCCGGATCCCCAAGCCCTGGTCGCACAACCCGGGCCAGGGATCGAGCCTCCTGCTACGCCGCCCTCCCCAGGAGCACCAGCCCAAGAGGACCACGAGATCGAGGTCATTGCGATGGACTTCGATCTGCTGGGGGAT ATAGCGACTTCCGCGCAAGAAGTGCGCGGCTACGACCCTGAGGCGATGTTGTGGACCTCGGTGCCCACCACCggagattcaaattcgacggttgctcccaaaattcggagtcaagctttgcttcaagcggctgcacgccgctcccaagacaaagcccagatggcggcgttcggcgccgccccggccgccggttcgtcggtcggaaacgtgaacgctcccgcgacgcgcgccacgggaagcaaggacaaggcgttctcgaagtggaagccgcgtccaatgcccaaaccgacacctgaagactacgttatagttataaagcccagagaaagcgtttctcttcacgaggcgttcacagaaaccggctacggcactgccatttcagcgtacctcgggttgaaacgggcccgcgccatctccgttctaccctcacgagagcaaaacctcatcattgtgcataccccggacatcgaggcggccgaccagcttattggggacttcgcagtaaattccgacagtgggtcgatcccgcttcggggttacctaagacaagacgacggcaacatgtgccacggcgtgatcgtggtccataactcggacaccacggaaactcttaaagaccgagtgtactggcgcgccggcaccatcctggaaatccggaagttcgggacatccaacaaagcacgcatcactttcgcgggtaaggagaagccccgttacgtacattatgacaacatggtcgtctctgtgagaaactactacaaaactatcccggcgtgcggccagtgtggggtcgtcgggcatcgcgctgatgcgtgtccaaacctgcgatcgaacacctgtggactctgcggattccaagctccgctagtggagggggtgcgggctcctcacaactgtgttccccggtgttctctgtggggtggctcccatgccaccaactctcgtgactgtgcagcaaaattccgcacaccgaagacgaaaaagaaaaaaacggcgtccaagaagaaaagccgccaTCTTGGGCCTCCCGGCGATCAGCATGGCCAGGAAATCTCCAACACCGAGAATCCACCTACCGGAGGTGCTGCAAAACAACCATCCAAGGTGTCGCCACCCCACGGCGGACTAGGCGAAACAGTCGACAGAAACGCGCGGTGa